One stretch of Variovorax sp. 54 DNA includes these proteins:
- the aroB gene encoding 3-dehydroquinate synthase, with the protein MSLSVSPALSASQQPERVEIQLGERSYPILIGGGLLGDPASFGVVPAAASALVVSNTTVAPLYAQALRTVLADRFRTVHLLELPDGEVHKNLETLNLIFDALLGHGSDRKTVLFALGGGVVGDMTGFAAASYMRGVPFVQVPTTLLAQVDSSVGGKTAINHPLGKNMIGAFYQPQLVLCDLDTLQTLPPRELSAGLAEVIKYGPIYDTAFFDWIESNIDALVARDPAALAHAVKRSCEIKALVVGQDERETGLRAILNFGHTFGHAIESGLGYGEWLHGEAVGCGMVMAAQLSQRLGGVDAAFVARLTRLIERAGLPIVGPALGAERYLELMRVDKKSEAGEIRFVVIDRPGSAVVRSAPDAMVRDVLAQCCAA; encoded by the coding sequence ATGTCCCTGTCCGTTTCGCCCGCACTTTCCGCCTCACAACAGCCCGAACGCGTCGAGATCCAGCTCGGCGAGCGCAGCTACCCGATCCTCATCGGTGGCGGCCTGCTGGGAGACCCCGCCAGCTTCGGCGTCGTTCCCGCGGCCGCGAGCGCATTGGTCGTCAGCAACACCACCGTGGCGCCGCTCTACGCCCAGGCACTGCGCACCGTGCTGGCTGACCGGTTCCGCACGGTCCACCTGCTCGAACTGCCCGATGGCGAGGTGCACAAGAACCTCGAAACGCTCAACCTGATCTTCGACGCGCTCCTGGGCCACGGCAGCGACCGCAAGACGGTGCTGTTCGCGCTCGGCGGCGGGGTGGTGGGCGACATGACGGGTTTCGCGGCCGCCAGTTACATGCGCGGCGTGCCCTTCGTGCAGGTGCCGACCACGCTGCTGGCGCAGGTCGATTCCTCGGTGGGCGGCAAGACGGCCATCAATCATCCGCTGGGCAAGAACATGATCGGCGCGTTCTACCAGCCGCAGCTCGTGTTGTGCGATCTGGACACGCTGCAGACGCTGCCCCCGCGCGAACTGAGCGCGGGCCTGGCCGAAGTCATCAAGTACGGCCCGATCTACGACACGGCCTTTTTCGACTGGATCGAGTCGAACATCGACGCGCTGGTGGCGCGCGACCCTGCTGCGCTGGCCCATGCCGTCAAGCGCAGTTGCGAGATCAAGGCGCTTGTGGTCGGCCAGGACGAGCGTGAAACCGGCTTGCGCGCCATCCTCAATTTCGGCCACACCTTCGGCCATGCCATCGAGTCGGGCCTCGGCTACGGCGAGTGGCTGCACGGCGAGGCCGTCGGCTGCGGCATGGTCATGGCGGCGCAGCTGTCGCAGCGGCTCGGCGGCGTCGACGCGGCCTTCGTCGCGCGGCTCACCCGCCTGATCGAGCGGGCCGGCCTGCCCATCGTGGGACCGGCACTGGGCGCCGAGCGCTACCTCGAGCTGATGCGCGTCGACAAGAAATCGGAAGCCGGCGAGATCCGCTTCGTGGTGATCGACCGACCCGGCTCCGCCGTCGTGCGCAGCGCGCCCGACGCGATGGTGCGCGACGTGCTCGCGCAGTGCTGCGCGGCATGA
- a CDS encoding DUF1415 domain-containing protein — MSDSNIIETAQAEADTRRWLERAVIGLNLCPFAKAVHVKGQIHYVTYLDTHEGRLIDALLAEARALVALDAEVRDTTLLIVPHALADFLDFNDFTERAEHKLARAGFDGVLQLASFHPHFQFGGTEPDDITNATNRAPYPTLHLLREDSMDRAVEAFPEAEAIFERNIETLEALGPTGWAALDVGPGSATP, encoded by the coding sequence ATGAGCGACTCAAACATCATTGAAACCGCACAAGCCGAAGCCGACACCCGCCGTTGGCTTGAGCGTGCCGTGATCGGCCTCAACCTGTGCCCCTTCGCCAAGGCGGTGCATGTGAAGGGCCAGATCCACTACGTCACCTACCTCGATACCCACGAAGGCCGCCTGATCGACGCGTTGCTGGCCGAAGCCCGCGCGCTCGTGGCGCTCGACGCCGAGGTGCGCGACACCACCTTGCTGATCGTCCCCCACGCCCTGGCGGACTTTCTCGACTTCAACGATTTCACGGAGCGCGCCGAGCACAAGCTGGCCCGTGCGGGCTTCGACGGCGTGCTGCAACTCGCCAGCTTTCACCCGCACTTCCAGTTCGGCGGCACCGAGCCCGACGACATCACCAACGCCACCAACCGCGCGCCGTACCCCACGCTGCACCTGCTGCGTGAAGACAGCATGGACCGCGCGGTCGAAGCCTTTCCGGAGGCCGAGGCCATCTTCGAGCGCAACATCGAGACGCTTGAAGCCCTGGGTCCGACCGGCTGGGCCGCGCTCGACGTCGGCCCGGGAAGCGCCACGCCATGA
- a CDS encoding class I SAM-dependent methyltransferase, whose product MIRPAKAHPTNKAAKAEAELAEVLRPGQSIELLKELHILTREGRLNQDSRRKLKQVYHLFQFIEQLLRELPGEGAEATLADHGAGKSYLGFIIYDLFFRARQGGHVYGIETRSELVERSRALAQQLGFGRMSFLNLTVAESAQASELPAQIDVVTALHACDTATDDAIAFGLAKKARCMVLVPCCQAEVAACLRETKALALSRTPLAELWRHPLHTREIGSQLTNVLRCLYLEANGYSVTVTELVGWEHSMKNELILARYTGQRKASAATRLRELLAQFGLDTLGDTRFRLAD is encoded by the coding sequence ATGATCCGTCCCGCGAAAGCGCACCCCACAAACAAGGCTGCCAAGGCCGAGGCCGAGCTGGCCGAAGTCCTGCGGCCGGGCCAGTCCATCGAGCTCCTCAAGGAGCTGCACATCCTCACGCGCGAAGGCCGGCTCAACCAGGATTCGCGGCGCAAGCTCAAGCAGGTCTACCACCTGTTCCAGTTCATCGAGCAGCTGCTGCGCGAGCTGCCGGGCGAGGGCGCCGAGGCCACGCTGGCCGATCACGGGGCGGGCAAGTCGTACCTCGGCTTCATCATTTACGACCTGTTCTTCCGCGCGCGGCAGGGCGGCCATGTCTACGGCATCGAGACGCGCAGCGAGCTGGTCGAGCGCTCCCGCGCGCTGGCGCAGCAGCTGGGCTTCGGGCGCATGTCGTTCCTGAACCTCACCGTGGCCGAGTCGGCGCAGGCGAGCGAACTGCCGGCGCAGATCGACGTGGTCACCGCGCTGCACGCCTGCGACACCGCCACCGATGACGCCATCGCCTTCGGCCTTGCCAAGAAGGCGCGCTGCATGGTGCTCGTGCCCTGCTGCCAGGCCGAAGTGGCGGCTTGCCTGCGCGAGACCAAGGCACTGGCCCTGTCGCGCACGCCGCTGGCCGAACTCTGGCGCCATCCGCTGCACACGCGCGAGATCGGCAGCCAGCTCACCAACGTGCTGCGCTGCCTGTACCTGGAAGCCAACGGCTACAGCGTCACCGTGACCGAGCTGGTCGGCTGGGAGCACAGCATGAAGAACGAGCTGATCCTGGCGCGCTACACCGGCCAGCGCAAGGCGAGCGCGGCGACGCGGCTGCGCGAGCTGCTGGCGCAGTTCGGGCTCGACACGCTGGGCGACACGCGCTTCCGCCTCGCCGACTGA
- a CDS encoding shikimate kinase → MAVALVGLPGAGKSAVGRRLGARLNTPFIDTDHVIEQRIGCTIRDFFDREGETAFRDIEQAVIADLATSPHGVLATGGGAVLREANRQQLRGHFHVIYLRSSPEDLFRRLRHDVKRPLLQVADPLGRLRELHDARDPFYRETAHDVVDTGRPSIAVLVNLIVMQLELAGVVEPGAHPEEPSD, encoded by the coding sequence GTGGCGGTCGCACTCGTCGGGTTGCCCGGCGCCGGAAAGTCCGCAGTGGGCCGGCGCCTGGGCGCTCGGCTGAACACTCCCTTCATCGACACCGATCACGTGATCGAGCAGCGCATCGGCTGCACGATCCGTGATTTCTTCGATCGCGAAGGCGAAACCGCCTTTCGCGACATCGAGCAGGCGGTCATTGCCGACCTGGCCACCAGCCCCCACGGCGTGCTGGCGACGGGCGGTGGCGCCGTGCTGCGCGAGGCCAACCGCCAGCAGTTGCGCGGCCATTTCCACGTCATCTACCTGCGTTCGTCGCCCGAAGACCTGTTTCGGCGCCTGCGCCACGACGTCAAGCGCCCGCTCCTGCAGGTGGCCGATCCACTGGGCCGGCTGCGCGAGCTGCACGATGCGCGTGATCCGTTCTACCGGGAAACGGCCCATGACGTGGTCGACACCGGCCGCCCGTCGATTGCGGTGCTCGTCAACCTCATCGTGATGCAGCTCGAACTGGCCGGCGTGGTCGAGCCCGGCGCCCATCCGGAAGAGCCCTCCGACTGA
- a CDS encoding MFS transporter: protein MTAAVRSNSTSARVPAAAFAVVLGGVSAALHLGKLPPAVPALQASLGIDLVEAGFLLSLVQVASMTLGLLAGLAADSIGLRRSMLVGLAVLTTASLLGGAVGAGLLGESHAVLWLFVLRAAEGIGFLMAVMPGPGLIRALTPAGADKAALGLWGAYMPLGVALALLIGPALIAWGGWADWWWTLSLVSAGAALWVWLAVPHDRARVVGASSQPASSGWASRLRETVGARAPWLIALTFAVYSSQWMAVIGFLPAIYADAKVPAAWSAVLTALAAAMNIVGNLMGGRWLQRGVAPERLLQWGFLTMALGGVAAFAQVGQGAEALGLPPALRYAAICAFSLGGGMVPATLFLLGVRLAPGPSTVSTTVGLMQQASSLGQFLAPPAVAWVAHRVGGWHWTWTATLACSLAGMAVATRLGRIRKLAEATP, encoded by the coding sequence ATGACGGCGGCCGTGCGCTCGAACAGCACGTCGGCCCGCGTGCCGGCCGCGGCTTTCGCCGTCGTGCTGGGTGGCGTCAGCGCCGCGCTGCACCTGGGCAAGCTGCCGCCTGCCGTTCCGGCGCTGCAGGCATCGCTGGGCATCGACCTGGTCGAAGCTGGTTTCCTGCTCTCGCTGGTCCAGGTCGCGAGCATGACGCTCGGGCTGCTGGCCGGGCTCGCGGCCGATTCCATCGGGCTGCGGCGCAGCATGCTGGTCGGGCTGGCGGTGCTGACGACGGCCAGCCTGCTCGGAGGTGCCGTCGGCGCCGGCCTGCTGGGCGAGTCGCACGCGGTGCTGTGGCTGTTCGTGCTGCGCGCAGCCGAAGGCATCGGTTTCCTGATGGCGGTGATGCCCGGCCCGGGGCTCATCCGCGCACTGACGCCGGCGGGCGCCGACAAGGCCGCGCTGGGCTTGTGGGGCGCCTACATGCCGCTCGGCGTGGCGCTCGCGCTGCTCATCGGGCCGGCCCTGATCGCCTGGGGCGGATGGGCCGACTGGTGGTGGACGCTGTCGCTGGTGTCGGCGGGTGCTGCGCTCTGGGTATGGCTGGCGGTGCCACACGACCGGGCCCGCGTCGTCGGCGCGAGCTCCCAGCCCGCATCGTCCGGCTGGGCCTCGCGGCTGCGCGAGACGGTCGGGGCGCGCGCGCCGTGGCTGATCGCGCTGACCTTCGCCGTGTACTCGTCCCAGTGGATGGCCGTGATCGGTTTTCTTCCCGCCATCTATGCCGACGCGAAGGTGCCGGCCGCCTGGAGCGCGGTGCTGACCGCGCTGGCCGCGGCGATGAACATCGTCGGCAACCTCATGGGCGGCCGCTGGCTGCAACGCGGCGTGGCACCTGAACGCCTGCTGCAATGGGGTTTCCTGACCATGGCGCTGGGCGGTGTCGCCGCCTTCGCGCAGGTGGGGCAGGGCGCCGAGGCGCTGGGCCTGCCACCCGCGCTGCGCTACGCCGCGATCTGTGCTTTTTCGCTCGGCGGCGGCATGGTGCCTGCGACGCTGTTCCTGCTGGGTGTGCGGCTGGCGCCGGGGCCGAGCACCGTGTCGACCACGGTCGGCCTGATGCAGCAGGCGTCGTCACTCGGCCAGTTCCTGGCGCCGCCTGCGGTGGCCTGGGTGGCGCACCGCGTCGGTGGCTGGCACTGGACTTGGACCGCCACACTGGCTTGCTCGCTCGCCGGCATGGCGGTCGCCACGCGCCTCGGGCGCATTCGCAAGCTGGCGGAGGCCACGCCATGA
- a CDS encoding deoxyguanosinetriphosphate triphosphohydrolase, whose translation MSLAAYACHPARSRGRRHAEPPAPTRDAFQRDRDRIVHSTAFRRLVYKTQVFLNHEGDLFRTRLTHSLEVAQLGRSIARALRLNEDLVEAIALAHDLGHTPFGHAGQDALNACMAEHGGFEHNLQSLRVVDALEHRYPQYDGLNLSFETREGILKHCSRANAERIEAAEPQGVARRFLDRTQPGLEAQLCNLADAIAYNAHDIDDGVRSGLISVEQLADVELFERYRREALAEHPQLPGQGRRVLYETIRRMLSAQVYDVIDTTRAAIEALGPFDADAVRQAPPLVAFSGAMQAQSEALKQFLFRNLYRHPQVTQTTDQASEVVRELFDAYLARGTEMPASYAERRDRHRAVADYIAGMTDRFAMREHERLTGRRGIA comes from the coding sequence ATGAGCCTTGCGGCGTACGCCTGCCATCCCGCGCGCTCGCGCGGACGGCGTCACGCGGAGCCGCCCGCGCCCACGCGCGACGCCTTCCAGCGCGATCGCGACCGCATCGTTCATTCGACCGCCTTCCGCCGGTTGGTCTACAAGACCCAGGTCTTCCTGAACCACGAAGGCGACCTGTTTCGCACGCGGCTCACCCATTCGCTCGAAGTCGCGCAGCTGGGCCGCTCCATCGCGCGCGCGCTGCGCCTCAACGAAGACCTGGTCGAGGCGATCGCGCTGGCCCACGACCTCGGCCACACGCCCTTCGGCCACGCCGGCCAGGACGCGCTCAATGCCTGCATGGCCGAACACGGCGGCTTCGAGCACAACCTGCAGAGCCTGCGCGTGGTCGATGCGCTGGAGCACCGCTACCCGCAGTACGACGGCCTGAATCTCAGCTTCGAAACGCGCGAAGGCATCCTCAAGCATTGCTCGCGCGCCAACGCCGAACGCATCGAGGCCGCCGAGCCGCAGGGCGTGGCGCGCCGCTTTCTCGACCGCACGCAGCCGGGGCTCGAAGCGCAGCTGTGCAACCTCGCTGACGCCATCGCCTACAACGCGCACGACATCGACGATGGCGTGCGCTCGGGCCTCATCAGCGTCGAGCAACTGGCCGATGTCGAACTGTTCGAGCGCTACCGCCGTGAGGCGCTGGCCGAGCATCCGCAGCTGCCGGGCCAGGGTCGACGCGTGCTCTATGAAACCATCCGCCGCATGCTCAGCGCGCAGGTCTACGACGTGATCGACACGACGCGTGCGGCCATCGAAGCGCTGGGGCCGTTCGATGCCGACGCCGTGCGCCAGGCGCCACCGCTGGTGGCCTTCAGCGGCGCCATGCAGGCGCAGTCGGAGGCGCTCAAGCAGTTCCTCTTCCGCAACCTCTACCGCCACCCGCAGGTCACGCAGACCACCGACCAGGCGAGCGAGGTCGTGCGCGAGCTGTTCGATGCTTACCTTGCGCGCGGCACCGAGATGCCCGCGTCGTACGCCGAGCGCCGCGACCGGCACCGCGCCGTGGCCGACTACATCGCCGGCATGACCGACCGCTTCGCCATGCGCGAGCACGAGCGGCTGACCGGTCGCCGGGGCATCGCATGA
- a CDS encoding transposase yields the protein MARLPRLTLAGMPHHVIQRGNNRQPIFVDRADHEKLLGLLAENAARFGIALHAYVLMDNHFHLLATPDSATGLPQFMQSVGRSYVRYFNDRHGRSGTLWEGRYRSTLIQTERYLLTCMAYIDLNPVRAGMVAEARDFPWSSHGHYAGLRQDRLLTPHPLYWELGNTPFAREAAYAELVRGGVRAADQQALTDATLRGWAAGDGDFLDTLQRSTERRVIKAKAGRPPTSPKDQD from the coding sequence ATGGCCCGTCTCCCCCGTCTCACGCTGGCCGGCATGCCGCACCACGTGATCCAGCGCGGCAACAATCGCCAGCCGATCTTCGTCGACCGTGCCGACCACGAAAAGCTGCTCGGCCTGCTGGCCGAGAACGCTGCGCGCTTCGGCATCGCGCTGCACGCCTACGTGCTGATGGACAACCATTTCCACCTGCTGGCCACGCCCGACAGCGCCACCGGCCTGCCGCAGTTCATGCAGTCGGTCGGGCGCAGCTACGTGCGCTATTTCAACGACCGCCACGGCCGCAGCGGCACGTTGTGGGAAGGGCGCTACAGATCGACCCTGATCCAGACCGAGCGCTACCTGCTGACCTGCATGGCTTACATCGACCTGAACCCGGTGCGCGCCGGCATGGTTGCCGAGGCGCGCGACTTTCCGTGGTCCAGCCACGGCCACTACGCTGGCCTGCGGCAAGACCGGCTGCTGACCCCGCATCCGCTGTACTGGGAACTCGGCAACACGCCCTTTGCGCGGGAGGCGGCGTATGCCGAACTGGTGCGTGGCGGGGTTCGTGCGGCCGATCAGCAGGCCCTGACCGACGCCACGCTGCGCGGCTGGGCGGCCGGCGATGGTGACTTTTTGGACACGTTGCAGAGGTCCACAGAGCGCCGAGTGATCAAGGCCAAGGCCGGCCGGCCGCCGACATCCCCCAAAGATCAAGACTGA